The Desulfurella amilsii genome contains a region encoding:
- a CDS encoding IS607 family transposase — protein sequence MYNITEFAKLIGVTVQTLRKWDKQGKLKPAYLTKGKHRMYSEEQLNEILQRQGKAERINVGYARVSSEHQKDDLTRQINLLELFLAKQGKKFKIISDIGSGINYQKKGLKELLKLIAAKQVDTVYILYKDRLARFGFELIEEFAKLNDTKIEPINIEEEKPPEEELVEDILNIIHVFSCKLNGKRSHINKKIAQRLLDER from the coding sequence ATGTATAACATTACTGAATTTGCAAAGCTTATAGGCGTTACAGTCCAGACATTGCGCAAATGGGATAAGCAGGGAAAGCTAAAACCCGCTTATCTTACAAAAGGCAAGCATAGAATGTATAGCGAAGAACAGCTCAATGAGATTTTGCAAAGACAAGGCAAAGCTGAACGCATCAATGTAGGATATGCAAGAGTAAGTTCAGAACATCAAAAAGATGATTTGACAAGACAGATTAACCTGCTTGAATTGTTTTTGGCAAAGCAGGGCAAAAAATTTAAAATAATATCGGATATAGGTAGCGGTATTAACTACCAGAAGAAAGGCTTAAAAGAACTCTTAAAGCTTATTGCCGCAAAACAGGTTGATACAGTTTATATACTCTATAAAGACAGGCTTGCAAGATTCGGCTTTGAACTCATAGAAGAGTTTGCAAAACTCAATGACACAAAAATAGAACCAATAAATATTGAAGAAGAAAAACCGCCCGAAGAAGAACTTGTTGAAGATATTTTAAATATCATACACGTATTTTCCTGCAAGCTTAATGGTAAACGCTCTCACATAAACAAGAAAATAGCCCAGAGGCTTTTAGATGAACGCTAA
- a CDS encoding transposase yields MNANKLPLNSELRIFTIRIKNKKFVKTLTDYIYKYRHFENILLILIKENYELFLQGKTENDFKYLTSKITLRNALLNYNSKNSKDSNYLNEKYKDHKLWQALKETVKTIKQHNFTYCIERVKANYKTYFTNLKAYNKNSSAYTGMPKPPKAKKLSKLLNYSIDLDKYCSLSFKKLNQNLIGINLADKMLYIHHSKSDIESIVGNLKNINSAKLVFDRSQISLQVSYIKKIKPLKLLKPVKEAGLDIGLNNLASLFVNDETTPSLIVDGKPYKHYNTKFNRLLGKLQESLKDHVLEWSISKTGTKYPAKYDKKGYQILKFISYLHSKRNRFFFDKFHKVSKRILEYCQMHDVTDLYISKNLAQLKNNGDCNLRKAQKQNFIQIPFIKLLKDIEYKAKYYGINVHIIDEAYSSKTSSVSGNVVYIQKQAQALGHDTIKQLAKTDLANAFSGKRAKRGLFIDTTIKKVFNADLNGAVNHIKIAKDINTSYLKRKLFKLCNPIKLKSDCDFCRLMQNSVSGKAIGTDLLQRQVSNAHGSKYGKLNSGSSYGNSLYQSLIGLE; encoded by the coding sequence ATGAACGCTAATAAACTTCCGCTTAACAGCGAACTAAGGATATTCACCATACGAATAAAAAACAAAAAGTTTGTTAAGACTCTGACAGACTATATCTACAAATACCGCCATTTTGAAAACATACTGCTTATACTAATCAAAGAAAATTATGAACTGTTTTTGCAAGGCAAGACTGAAAACGACTTTAAATACCTAACCAGCAAGATAACACTCAGAAACGCTCTGCTTAATTACAACTCCAAAAATTCTAAAGACAGCAATTACTTAAACGAAAAATATAAAGACCACAAACTATGGCAAGCTTTAAAAGAGACTGTAAAAACCATAAAACAGCACAATTTTACTTACTGCATAGAAAGAGTAAAAGCAAATTACAAAACCTACTTTACAAACCTTAAAGCTTATAATAAAAACTCATCCGCTTATACAGGAATGCCAAAGCCTCCAAAAGCCAAAAAGCTTTCAAAGCTTTTAAACTACTCAATAGATTTAGACAAATACTGTTCTTTGTCTTTTAAAAAACTCAATCAAAACCTAATTGGCATTAACCTTGCCGACAAAATGCTCTATATCCATCACAGCAAAAGCGATATAGAAAGCATAGTTGGCAATCTTAAAAACATTAACAGCGCTAAATTGGTATTTGACCGCAGTCAGATTTCTCTGCAGGTATCCTACATCAAGAAAATCAAACCCTTAAAGCTTTTAAAGCCTGTAAAAGAAGCAGGACTTGATATAGGCTTAAACAACCTTGCATCGCTTTTTGTAAACGATGAAACCACTCCATCTCTCATAGTGGACGGCAAACCATACAAGCATTACAATACAAAATTCAACAGGCTTTTGGGTAAACTGCAGGAATCTTTAAAAGACCATGTATTAGAATGGTCTATTTCTAAAACAGGCACTAAATATCCTGCAAAATACGATAAAAAAGGCTATCAGATACTGAAGTTTATTTCTTACTTGCACTCTAAGCGCAACCGCTTTTTCTTTGATAAGTTTCACAAGGTATCAAAACGCATATTAGAGTATTGCCAAATGCATGATGTAACAGACCTTTACATCTCAAAAAACCTTGCGCAGCTTAAAAACAATGGTGATTGCAACTTAAGAAAAGCCCAAAAGCAGAATTTCATACAGATACCGTTTATAAAGCTGCTTAAAGATATAGAATACAAAGCTAAATATTACGGCATCAATGTCCATATAATAGACGAAGCCTATTCATCTAAAACAAGCTCAGTATCGGGCAATGTAGTCTATATTCAAAAACAGGCTCAAGCATTAGGGCATGATACTATAAAACAGCTTGCCAAAACAGATTTAGCTAATGCTTTCTCTGGAAAGCGTGCTAAAAGGGGACTATTTATAGACACAACTATAAAAAAGGTATTCAACGCAGACTTAAACGGCGCAGTTAATCACATCAAGATAGCCAAAGACATTAACACAAGCTACTTAAAGCGCAAACTCTTTAAGCTATGCAACCCAATAAAACTAAAAAGCGACTGCGATTTTTGCAGACTGATGCAAAATAGCGTGTCGGGTAAGGCAATAGGCACTGACCTATTGCAGCGTCAGGTGAGCAATGCTCACGGCTCTAAATACGGTAAACTGAATTCTGGTAGCAGTTATGGTAATAGCTTATATCAGAGTTTAATAGGTTTAGAGTGA
- a CDS encoding HU family DNA-binding protein — MEEKKSLSKSDVVDELAQKTQFKKADAEKFLSGFIELVEKELKQGKEVNITGFGKFYVSKRAAREGINPQTKEKIKLPESKLPMFKAGTKLKEAVNG, encoded by the coding sequence TTGGAAGAGAAAAAAAGCTTATCTAAAAGCGATGTGGTAGATGAACTCGCACAAAAAACTCAATTTAAAAAAGCGGATGCAGAAAAATTTTTAAGTGGTTTTATTGAGCTGGTTGAAAAAGAACTTAAACAAGGCAAAGAAGTAAACATTACAGGCTTTGGAAAATTCTATGTATCAAAAAGAGCGGCAAGAGAAGGCATAAATCCGCAAACCAAAGAAAAGATAAAATTGCCTGAAAGTAAATTGCCTATGTTTAAAGCAGGCACAAAACTAAAAGAAGCTGTTAACGGTTAA
- a CDS encoding HU family DNA-binding protein, which yields MAKSEKKEKDKQKIKQTAKPETKTKAAATTKTQATKTQTTQKPETKKVEVKKPETSKKPAPVKAKAETAKTETKTEVKQTKKPEPAKETAKEIKETVKEMVIKKEQAKAKPSKTADETQIEVLSKLDFIKSYAERLKISEKEAHIIVDNFLDLVKDTLKEGKFINLIGFGKFAFKIKGERIGRNPLTGKQVKLKPSRMPTFKAGRELKEAIKQPLK from the coding sequence ATGGCAAAAAGTGAAAAAAAAGAAAAAGATAAGCAAAAAATAAAACAAACAGCTAAACCAGAAACCAAAACAAAAGCAGCTGCAACTACTAAAACACAAGCAACTAAAACACAGACAACGCAAAAACCAGAAACAAAAAAAGTGGAAGTAAAAAAACCAGAAACCAGCAAAAAGCCTGCACCTGTAAAAGCAAAGGCAGAAACTGCTAAAACAGAAACAAAGACAGAAGTAAAACAGACAAAGAAGCCAGAACCTGCAAAAGAGACAGCAAAAGAAATAAAAGAAACCGTAAAGGAAATGGTAATTAAAAAAGAACAGGCAAAGGCAAAACCATCTAAAACTGCTGATGAAACGCAAATAGAGGTTTTAAGTAAGCTTGATTTTATTAAAAGTTATGCCGAAAGGTTAAAAATAAGCGAAAAAGAAGCGCATATAATCGTTGATAACTTCTTGGATTTAGTGAAAGATACGCTTAAAGAAGGCAAGTTTATTAACCTTATAGGCTTTGGCAAATTTGCTTTTAAAATAAAAGGAGAAAGAATAGGCAGAAATCCTCTTACAGGTAAACAAGTAAAATTAAAACCAAGTAGAATGCCTACTTTTAAAGCAGGAAGAGAACTTAAAGAAGCCATCAAGCAACCATTAAAGTAG